The Nitrospirota bacterium genome window below encodes:
- the pstA gene encoding phosphate ABC transporter permease PstA — translation MSVQSSRQKHPSIARRKIAEALFKALGICSLAMAVGTLMLLLGALLYQGVTRIDWQFLMSYPSRHAAQAGILPAWVGSTLIMLVTAVVGVPLGVAAAIYLEEYARRSWMTELIEVTVTNLAGVPSIIYGLLALGLFVYILGLGESILVAGLTLALLILPVVIVTTREAIRAIPVEIREAAYALGATKWQTVAHHVLPYSAAGILTGIILALSRAIGETAPIVTIGALTFIAFLPPAPFSTQPPYLSFDWLLSPFTVMPIQMFGWVSRPGEDFASNAAAAGILLVGMTLTMNGVAIYVRYRMRKQVTW, via the coding sequence ATGTCCGTCCAGTCCTCTCGACAGAAGCACCCCTCTATCGCACGGCGAAAAATCGCCGAAGCCCTGTTCAAGGCTTTGGGGATCTGTTCACTTGCCATGGCAGTCGGGACACTCATGCTCTTGCTCGGCGCGCTCCTGTACCAAGGTGTCACACGCATCGACTGGCAGTTCCTCATGTCCTATCCCTCTCGTCATGCCGCACAAGCCGGTATCCTTCCCGCCTGGGTCGGCTCGACCTTGATCATGCTAGTCACGGCGGTCGTGGGTGTGCCGCTAGGCGTCGCCGCAGCCATCTACCTGGAAGAGTATGCGCGGAGAAGCTGGATGACCGAATTGATCGAGGTCACGGTCACGAACCTGGCCGGCGTGCCATCCATCATCTATGGCCTGCTGGCGCTCGGACTGTTCGTCTATATCCTGGGTCTGGGCGAGAGCATTCTTGTCGCGGGCCTCACCTTGGCACTGCTGATTCTCCCGGTGGTAATCGTCACGACGCGTGAAGCGATTCGCGCAATTCCCGTGGAGATCCGTGAGGCGGCCTACGCATTGGGCGCCACCAAGTGGCAGACGGTCGCGCATCACGTCCTGCCCTATTCTGCAGCCGGTATCCTCACCGGCATTATCCTAGCCTTGAGCCGGGCCATCGGTGAGACGGCCCCCATCGTCACGATCGGCGCCCTCACCTTCATCGCCTTTTTGCCGCCTGCTCCCTTCAGCACACAACCGCCCTATCTCTCGTTCGACTGGCTCCTGTCACCGTTTACGGTCATGCCGATTCAGATGTTCGGATGGGTGTCGAGGCCTGGCGAGGACTTCGCCAGCAACGCAGCGGCGGCCGGCATCCTCTTAGTCGGAATGACCCTCACCATGAACGGAGTGGCCATCTATGTACGATATCGCATGAGAAAGCAGGTGACTTGGTAG